In Erpetoichthys calabaricus chromosome 4, fErpCal1.3, whole genome shotgun sequence, one genomic interval encodes:
- the LOC114644306 gene encoding olfactory receptor 10A3-like, which translates to MNKSNLMVQEFIMIGFPGIQDRFSKNILFGVLLVVYLCIILGNLLIMLAFLADQTMHTPMYLLIFSLAMLDLMSSTTTVPNLFVVLTSDLAVISITDCFIQMFFFGVLKAAEAFLLGLMAYDRYIAICRPLHYFSIINNNLVLKLIICCWAIAFVLVAIPTIVAFKLPFCGPNKLAHFFCEHSTVVKLACGYDLIVSYASITLGLSVKLGPLFYIVYSYVRILKSVFKIESSHGRLKALSTCTSHLMVIFVFYLVGTGVVITNSVPGSSEDVRIMAALLYNVMPPLINPIIYSLKTTEMQAHFVKLIKTKNTPQRH; encoded by the coding sequence ATGAACAAAAGTAATCTGATGGTGCAAGAATTCATCATGATTGGCTTCCCAGGAATTCAGGACCGATTCAgcaaaaatattctttttggtGTCCTGCTTGTGGTGTATCTCTGTATCATTCTTGGTAATCTTCTCATAATGCTTGCTTTTCTAGCTGACCAGACCATGCACACCCCCATGTACCTGCTAATATTTAGCCTTGCTATGTTAGATTTGATGAGCTCCACTACCACGGTTCCAAATCTGTTTGTTGTTCTCACTTCAGACTTGGCTGTGATTTCCATCACCGACTGTTTCATTCAAATGTTCTTCTTTGGAGTACTGAAGGCAGCTGAGGCCTTTCTACTGGGCCTCATGGCTTATGACCGGTATATAGCCATCTGTAGGCCTCTACACTATTTctcaattataaataacaatctgGTTTTGAAACTAATCATTTGCTGTTGGGCCATTGCCTTCGTCCTTGTTGCCATTCCCACTATTGTAGCCTTCAAACTGCCATTCTGTGGCCCCAACAAACTTGCCCATTTCTTTTGTGAGCATTCCACAGTGGTAAAGTTAGCTTGTGGCTATGACCTCATCGTCTCTTATGCTAGCATCACTTTAGGTCTTAGTGTGAAATTAGGACCTTTGTTTTACATCGTTTATTCCTATGTAAGGATTCTCAAGTCAGTTTTCAAAATTGAGAGCTCACATGGGCGACTCAAAGCTCTGTCTACTTGCACCTCACACCTGATGGTCATTTTTGTCTTCTATTTGGTAGGTACAGGTGTcgtaattacaaattcagttccTGGCAGCTCTGAAGATGTGCGCATCATGGCAGCCCTCCTCTATAATGTGATGCCACCTTTAATTAATCCAATAATCTACTCCTTGAAGACTACAGAGATGCAGGCCCATTTTGTGAAGTTGATAAAAACGAAAAACACACCTCAGAGACATTAA